The following are from one region of the Phormidium sp. PBR-2020 genome:
- a CDS encoding glycogen debranching enzyme N-terminal domain-containing protein: protein MTIQFGREICGDLEQAQQREWLVTNGIGGYACGTVAGLLTRQYHGVLVAAMEPPCCRRLRVVKLDETVQLGGKSYPLYTNRWADGTVAPRGYYYLEQFRLVGRTPVWIYACGEARLEKSIWMEWGQNTTYVRYRLLRGERSLELSIKALVNDRSHHGGITGENWEIAPCPRGVKLSCEGGVPCYILGDRGLVTQRYNWYAGFDLARERDRGSGDYEDHLHGATLKATLEPGESFAVAVSTMALPNLDVAAAWQRYQDREQGLLATWESSEPEPEPPASEKAPPDWIQQLVLAADSFVVTRQPLYVNPGQPETTLLTGYPWFGDWGRYTMMSLPGLTLATGRSELMRSVLTSAASYFRQGILPNVFPDDGGPPGYNTVDASLWYIEAVRLYVKVSGDRPFLEEIYPTLVDVVEAYSRGVSPGIRLDRQDGLLESEAQLTWMDAKVGETPVTPRQGKAVEVNALWYNAIMAMTQFAEQLGQRSKPYHALGRQIQAGFQRFWNPSLGYCYDVLDGPGGDDSRLRPNQLLAAYLPGPLLSLERRRAMLEVCGRSLLTSYGLRSLCPDEADYQGYYGGNLSQRDRAYHQGTTWAWWLGIYSLAHYRVYGEATTALSILSPIADHLQSAGLGQISEIFDGDDPLLPRGCIAHGAAVASVLWAWRAIAQSKTTSSANR from the coding sequence ATGACGATTCAATTTGGGCGAGAGATCTGTGGCGACCTAGAGCAGGCGCAACAACGAGAATGGCTAGTCACCAATGGGATTGGTGGGTATGCTTGTGGCACGGTGGCGGGCCTGCTGACACGGCAATATCACGGGGTGTTGGTGGCGGCGATGGAGCCGCCTTGTTGCCGACGGCTGCGGGTGGTGAAACTCGATGAAACAGTCCAGTTAGGGGGCAAGTCTTATCCCCTGTATACCAATCGCTGGGCTGATGGAACGGTGGCCCCTCGGGGCTACTATTATCTGGAGCAGTTTCGTTTAGTGGGTCGTACTCCGGTTTGGATTTATGCCTGTGGGGAGGCCCGCCTGGAAAAATCCATTTGGATGGAATGGGGGCAGAATACGACCTATGTGCGTTATCGTCTGCTGCGGGGGGAGCGATCGCTGGAGTTGTCGATTAAGGCCTTGGTGAACGATCGCAGTCATCATGGGGGCATTACGGGGGAAAACTGGGAGATTGCTCCCTGTCCTCGGGGGGTGAAGTTATCCTGTGAAGGGGGTGTTCCTTGCTATATTTTGGGCGATCGCGGCTTAGTGACACAACGCTACAACTGGTATGCTGGCTTCGATTTGGCCCGAGAACGCGATCGCGGCAGTGGGGACTATGAAGACCACCTCCACGGAGCCACCCTAAAGGCGACCTTAGAGCCTGGGGAGTCCTTCGCGGTAGCCGTCAGTACTATGGCTCTCCCCAACTTGGATGTGGCGGCGGCCTGGCAACGGTATCAGGACCGAGAGCAGGGACTTTTGGCGACTTGGGAGAGCAGTGAACCGGAACCTGAGCCTCCCGCCTCCGAGAAGGCTCCTCCAGACTGGATTCAACAGCTCGTCTTGGCGGCGGATAGCTTTGTGGTCACTCGCCAGCCTTTATATGTGAATCCCGGTCAGCCCGAAACCACCCTCTTAACCGGTTATCCCTGGTTTGGCGACTGGGGTCGCTATACCATGATGAGCCTACCGGGGTTGACCTTGGCCACGGGCCGCTCTGAGCTGATGCGATCGGTCTTAACCTCAGCCGCGTCGTATTTTCGTCAGGGGATTCTGCCCAATGTCTTTCCTGATGATGGAGGCCCCCCAGGGTATAACACCGTGGATGCTAGTTTGTGGTACATCGAAGCAGTACGGTTATATGTGAAGGTCAGCGGCGATCGCCCCTTTCTTGAAGAAATTTATCCCACGTTGGTTGATGTGGTGGAGGCCTATAGTCGTGGTGTAAGTCCTGGGATTCGTCTGGACCGCCAAGACGGTCTCTTGGAATCGGAGGCTCAGCTAACCTGGATGGATGCCAAGGTGGGAGAAACTCCCGTGACCCCTCGTCAGGGGAAAGCCGTTGAAGTCAATGCCCTGTGGTACAACGCGATCATGGCCATGACCCAGTTTGCCGAACAGCTCGGCCAACGCTCCAAACCCTATCACGCTCTGGGACGACAGATTCAGGCCGGATTTCAGCGATTTTGGAATCCCAGTCTCGGCTATTGTTACGACGTCTTGGATGGCCCTGGGGGCGATGACAGCCGATTACGCCCCAATCAACTCTTGGCGGCGTATCTTCCGGGGCCCCTATTGTCGTTGGAGCGTCGCCGGGCCATGCTTGAGGTCTGTGGTCGCTCCTTGCTCACGTCCTATGGCCTGCGATCGCTCTGTCCCGATGAGGCGGATTATCAGGGCTATTATGGAGGCAATCTCAGCCAACGCGATCGCGCCTACCATCAAGGGACGACTTGGGCCTGGTGGCTGGGAATCTATAGCCTCGCCCACTATCGCGTCTATGGGGAGGCCACCACGGCCCTGAGTATTCTCAGTCCCATTGCCGACCATCTCCAAAGCGCTGGACTCGGACAGATTAGTGAAATTTTTGATGGAGACGACCCCCTACTGCCCCGAGGCTGTATTGCTCACGGGGCAGCCGTGGCCTCAGTGTTATGGGCCTGGCGGGCGATCGCCCAATCTAAGACAACGTCTTCAGCTAACCGTTGA
- a CDS encoding ssl1498 family light-harvesting-like protein, with the protein MPYVDEEGGRLNNYAIEPKMYEAKPPTTEEKRNYAILGALAALFVAGIIAVAYAVSTVS; encoded by the coding sequence ATGCCTTACGTTGATGAAGAGGGGGGTCGCCTCAATAACTACGCCATCGAACCCAAGATGTACGAGGCGAAACCTCCCACCACGGAGGAGAAGCGCAATTATGCCATTCTCGGGGCGTTAGCCGCCTTGTTCGTTGCCGGAATTATTGCCGTGGCCTATGCCGTCTCAACGGTTAGCTGA
- a CDS encoding HAMP domain-containing histidine kinase produces MKVDVKIRLFLSHLLVMLVGLGSFILISKIYSPRQFIIQLEQMESTEFFSVRSVKTYIVKGFETTWNRSTFWSVISGASAAVVLSYWLSRRITLPLRRMRQITQRFAAGDFDERMPMSEIPEFYQLSLSFNRMADSIREIEHRRRELISDMTHELRTPLTVMRGYLEELADGRLEPTPETYDKLARETRRLERLVNDLQELSKAEAGYLTIDPKPLCLCSLLEGLITRLSEQLIDELTLSLDCPEDLPKVFGDYDRIEQVLMNLLGNAVRYSDYGTISVRAWCDEPYIWTAVSDTGIGIAAEDLPYVFDRFWRAERSRSRHSGGTGIGLAITRRLVELHGGTIEVKSQLGQGSTFFFSLPMLP; encoded by the coding sequence ATGAAGGTCGATGTTAAAATACGCCTGTTTTTATCCCATCTTTTAGTCATGTTAGTTGGGCTGGGCAGCTTTATTTTAATTAGCAAAATTTACTCGCCCCGACAATTTATTATTCAACTTGAACAGATGGAAAGCACAGAGTTTTTCAGTGTTCGTTCCGTAAAAACTTATATTGTTAAAGGATTTGAGACGACCTGGAATCGCAGTACCTTTTGGTCTGTTATTAGTGGAGCTTCAGCAGCAGTTGTCCTGAGTTATTGGCTTTCACGACGGATTACCCTACCGCTAAGACGAATGCGGCAGATTACACAACGGTTTGCAGCAGGGGATTTTGATGAGCGAATGCCGATGAGTGAAATCCCGGAATTTTACCAACTTAGCCTGAGTTTTAATCGCATGGCGGATAGCATTCGTGAGATTGAACATCGCCGCCGAGAACTCATTAGTGATATGACCCATGAGTTGCGAACTCCGCTGACAGTAATGCGGGGGTATTTAGAGGAACTGGCCGATGGTCGTCTAGAACCGACGCCAGAAACCTATGATAAGTTGGCCCGTGAAACCCGTCGCTTAGAACGGCTAGTCAATGACTTACAGGAGTTGTCGAAGGCGGAGGCGGGCTATTTAACCATTGACCCCAAACCGCTGTGTTTATGCAGCCTGCTAGAGGGCTTAATTACCCGTTTGTCGGAGCAGCTCATCGATGAGTTAACCCTGTCTCTCGACTGTCCCGAGGATTTACCAAAGGTCTTTGGGGATTATGATCGCATTGAGCAGGTGTTGATGAATCTGTTGGGCAATGCGGTACGCTATTCGGACTATGGCACGATTTCGGTGCGAGCCTGGTGTGATGAACCCTATATCTGGACTGCCGTGAGTGATACGGGGATTGGCATTGCAGCGGAGGATTTGCCCTATGTGTTTGATCGCTTCTGGCGAGCGGAGCGATCGCGATCGCGACATTCAGGGGGAACCGGGATTGGCTTAGCCATTACCCGGCGCTTGGTGGAACTGCATGGAGGAACCATTGAGGTCAAAAGTCAGCTGGGCCAGGGAAGTACTTTTTTCTTCTCCTTACCAATGCTGCCGTGA
- a CDS encoding VWA domain-containing protein, translating into MIDNRNLPSNVQASRRWRLILGTDATAANPSEDGLDERRVRSLEALYQPSPSGGLGRSTLSLVRWLDEIRGHFPESVVRVMQQDAIERLNLRSLLLEPELSDRLEADPMLAAEVLTLMSTLPDSKLERIREIVRQVVEELERRLRPATQQALLGRLRQRSPRLHPRYRDIDWQRTLYANLKHYQPHYGTIIPEKLIHRGTPPRLLSDVVLCLDQSASMAMSVVYASVFASVLASVSLLNVRLFAFDTSVVDLTPHIGEPVNLLLAMQLGGGTDISAVLRYSLQEIEQPHETVLVLLSDLYDGGDRPLLWQSFEQLLASGVRVVSLLALDEAGVPRYDVANAEHLAQLGIPSFACHPDEFPAVMSEYLLG; encoded by the coding sequence ATGATTGATAATCGTAACCTTCCTTCTAATGTACAAGCTTCTCGCCGTTGGCGATTGATTTTGGGGACGGATGCTACGGCAGCAAACCCTTCTGAGGATGGCTTGGATGAGCGGCGAGTGCGATCGCTGGAGGCACTCTATCAGCCGTCTCCTTCTGGGGGATTAGGACGCTCCACCCTCAGTTTAGTGCGCTGGTTGGATGAGATTCGCGGCCATTTCCCTGAGTCGGTGGTTCGGGTGATGCAACAAGATGCTATCGAACGGCTGAATTTGCGATCGCTACTGCTCGAACCTGAATTGAGCGATCGCCTCGAAGCTGATCCGATGTTAGCGGCGGAGGTGTTAACGTTGATGTCCACGTTACCCGATTCCAAGTTAGAGCGGATTCGTGAGATTGTCCGTCAGGTGGTCGAGGAATTAGAGCGGCGATTACGTCCGGCTACCCAGCAAGCCCTATTGGGCCGTCTTCGCCAGCGATCGCCCCGGCTCCATCCCCGCTACCGAGACATTGATTGGCAACGCACCCTGTATGCCAACCTCAAACATTATCAACCCCACTATGGCACGATCATTCCTGAAAAACTAATTCATCGAGGAACGCCGCCGCGTCTCCTGTCAGATGTTGTTCTCTGTTTAGATCAAAGTGCCTCGATGGCCATGTCAGTGGTCTATGCTAGCGTCTTTGCTTCCGTTTTGGCGTCTGTATCTTTACTGAATGTGCGTCTGTTTGCCTTTGATACCTCGGTGGTCGACTTAACCCCCCATATCGGGGAGCCAGTTAACCTCTTATTGGCAATGCAGCTCGGGGGGGGCACGGATATTTCAGCCGTCTTACGCTATAGCTTACAAGAGATTGAACAGCCTCATGAGACGGTTCTAGTTCTCCTGAGTGATTTATATGATGGGGGCGATCGCCCGCTACTCTGGCAATCTTTTGAGCAATTGTTAGCATCGGGGGTACGGGTTGTGAGTCTGTTGGCCCTCGATGAGGCTGGCGTTCCTCGCTATGATGTGGCGAATGCTGAGCATTTGGCTCAATTGGGGATTCCCAGCTTTGCTTGTCACCCGGATGAGTTTCCAGCGGTGATGAGTGAGTATTTATTGGGCTAA
- a CDS encoding response regulator: protein MKLRTKTLLIVGAALVALNITIYAISSLILLRDFTHLEQQYVHQDVTHALRAVDHELSSLNTIARDYAEWDDTYEFIKTGNPDYVRSNLIDSTFSYLNLNFMVFVDAQGQIRFEKAYDRTHSRSISLPEGLEPFLDPEQPEHSLLITEHPDDGIQGLLELEGEPFAVAARPIVTSQITGPLRGTLIVGRYFDQQAIARLAEQTQLALDLYPRQGENLPADVQRAWQDLLNPSQARPQPPATRRNPGESAIDFALNLTLDTFNQNGQQSQPGVRLPYLPLPPGERIAGYTLLEDLNQNPIRLLRVNAPRAIYQQGQISIRYFSLALISVGVVFSGLTLLLIEKLVLSPLSQLSESMNQLKQTGDPQQRLPSIGEDELSSLADTINKMLDALGRSQFERQETEQRYRLMAENSTDLIARQNLDGQFLYASPACEVLLGYKPEELIDRYARDLVHPLDRDNFNYSTAEVITTNGSLTLSYRIRHKDGHYIWFETTSRAFNQGKSKDMANPDFPIREIVSVSRDITERKLAEEDLRESEASIRAIYKVTSSRQLNFRQRLQGLLELGRQRFGMEIAILSRIQDEDFEVMEVQCPQTPPGMVVTHPLMPGQRLPLAETYCFRTVEANDPLYFEFLLMYGTNVPPKYGPFRIQAYIGTPVIVAGDVYGTLSFSSRTPLHDPFKPVDREILKLMAQWIGGEIERHETAADLARTRDRALAATQAKSEFLATMSHEIRTPMNAVIGMTGLLLDTELSLEQRDFVETIRSSGDTLLTIINDILDFSKIESGKLELEQHPFDLRACVEQSLDLLASKATGKGLELAYLMSNDTPQHICGDVTRVRQILVNLLSNAVKFTDEGEVVISIMAEPVDRPDPYQDNGSGEVAEAESSDPLELPYYRIQFAVRDTGIGIQSDRMHRLFRSFSQVDSSTTRQYGGTGLGLAISKRLAEMMGGVMWVESMGYATGGCPSDFELTTAPEDPGSVFYFTLTAPQAPQVPLVKSLRHRVELCNKRLLVVDDNATNRKILTVTTQAWGMETLAVADGPTALELVPHQPRFDLVILDMQMPTMDGLTLAQELQNLAVMKDVPMMILTSMGTELQGVEVQLAALLNKPIKQSQLYDILVGVLSGEPVEREYEKTPKLDGHLADRFPLKILVAEDNAVNQKVATQTLARMGYRADVVGNGLEVLDALTRQHYDVVLMDVQMPVMDGLESSRRICKKWAKSRRPYLIAVTANAMQGDREDCIAAGMDDYISKPIRINELIQALSRCPVTGTVSLKAFAADPESSERREPEEKPPEASLPVLNEKTLEDLRELEALEELVDLYLQETPQLLEGVETAIAAQNPQQLRESAHSLKSTSAALGADPLSDLSRELEEKGKAGDLTGVNELWERLVQQYDRTVDALQAAKAEDSSPDSREQKLTMNN from the coding sequence ATGAAACTACGAACGAAAACTTTACTCATCGTCGGTGCGGCGTTGGTGGCGTTGAACATTACGATTTACGCCATATCTTCGTTAATCTTACTGAGAGATTTCACGCATCTGGAGCAGCAGTACGTCCACCAAGACGTGACCCATGCCCTACGTGCCGTCGACCATGAGCTATCAAGTCTCAACACCATCGCCCGAGACTATGCCGAGTGGGATGACACCTATGAGTTTATCAAAACCGGTAACCCCGATTATGTGCGCTCCAACCTGATTGACTCGACATTTTCCTACCTGAACCTAAACTTCATGGTTTTTGTCGATGCTCAAGGTCAGATTCGCTTCGAGAAAGCCTATGACCGGACTCATAGCCGCAGCATTTCCCTACCCGAGGGACTAGAGCCATTTCTAGACCCCGAGCAGCCTGAGCATTCCCTGCTAATCACCGAGCATCCTGACGACGGCATCCAGGGCCTTCTCGAACTCGAAGGGGAGCCATTCGCCGTCGCGGCCCGTCCCATCGTCACCAGTCAAATTACCGGCCCCCTGCGAGGAACCCTGATTGTCGGCCGCTACTTCGATCAGCAGGCGATCGCCCGGCTAGCTGAACAAACCCAACTCGCCCTTGATCTCTATCCCCGCCAGGGAGAGAACCTGCCGGCCGATGTTCAACGGGCCTGGCAGGACTTGCTCAACCCCTCCCAAGCTCGACCTCAACCCCCCGCAACTCGTCGCAATCCTGGGGAGTCAGCCATCGACTTTGCCCTGAACCTGACCCTGGATACCTTTAACCAGAACGGCCAGCAGTCCCAGCCTGGGGTTCGTTTGCCCTATCTTCCCCTCCCCCCAGGAGAACGAATTGCTGGGTATACCCTCCTAGAAGATCTCAATCAAAATCCCATTCGCCTGCTGCGGGTGAATGCCCCTCGGGCCATCTACCAACAGGGTCAGATTAGCATTCGTTACTTTTCCCTGGCCCTGATTAGCGTGGGGGTTGTCTTTAGTGGTTTAACCCTGTTGCTGATCGAAAAACTGGTCTTATCGCCCCTGTCTCAGCTCAGTGAGAGCATGAACCAACTCAAACAGACCGGCGATCCCCAGCAACGCCTCCCCAGCATCGGAGAAGACGAACTCTCAAGTCTGGCCGATACCATCAACAAGATGCTCGACGCTTTAGGGCGATCCCAATTCGAACGGCAAGAAACCGAACAACGCTATCGGCTCATGGCCGAGAACTCCACCGACTTAATTGCCCGACAGAACCTTGACGGTCAATTTCTCTATGCCTCTCCCGCCTGCGAAGTGCTGCTCGGCTACAAACCCGAAGAACTCATCGATCGCTATGCCCGAGACCTCGTCCACCCCCTCGATCGCGACAACTTCAACTACTCCACCGCTGAAGTCATCACCACCAACGGCTCTTTAACCCTCAGTTACCGCATTCGCCACAAAGACGGCCATTACATCTGGTTTGAAACCACCAGTCGCGCCTTCAACCAGGGCAAGAGCAAGGATATGGCCAATCCTGACTTCCCCATCCGGGAAATCGTCAGCGTCTCCCGAGACATCACCGAACGGAAACTAGCCGAAGAAGATCTCCGAGAAAGTGAAGCCTCGATTCGGGCGATTTACAAAGTCACCTCCTCCCGTCAACTAAATTTTCGCCAGCGGTTGCAGGGCCTCCTAGAACTGGGACGGCAGCGATTCGGCATGGAAATCGCCATCCTCTCCCGGATTCAGGACGAAGATTTTGAAGTGATGGAGGTTCAATGTCCCCAAACCCCTCCGGGAATGGTGGTCACCCATCCCCTGATGCCTGGACAGCGTTTGCCCCTGGCAGAAACCTATTGCTTCCGGACCGTGGAAGCCAACGACCCCTTATATTTTGAATTTCTCCTAATGTATGGCACCAATGTGCCGCCTAAATATGGGCCCTTCCGCATTCAAGCCTATATTGGGACTCCTGTTATTGTTGCCGGGGACGTCTATGGAACCCTTAGCTTTTCGAGCCGAACGCCACTTCATGACCCCTTCAAACCCGTAGACCGAGAAATCCTCAAATTGATGGCCCAATGGATTGGCGGTGAGATTGAACGACATGAGACCGCCGCCGACCTAGCCCGAACCCGCGATCGCGCCCTAGCCGCCACCCAAGCCAAGAGCGAATTTCTGGCCACCATGAGCCATGAAATTCGCACCCCCATGAATGCCGTCATCGGCATGACTGGCTTACTCCTGGACACTGAACTGTCCCTGGAACAGCGAGATTTTGTCGAGACCATCCGCAGTAGTGGCGATACCCTGCTGACGATTATTAACGACATCCTCGATTTCTCGAAAATCGAATCCGGCAAACTCGAACTCGAACAACATCCCTTTGATTTACGGGCCTGCGTCGAACAATCCCTAGACTTGCTGGCCTCCAAAGCCACCGGGAAGGGCCTAGAACTGGCTTATCTGATGAGCAACGACACCCCGCAACATATTTGTGGGGATGTGACACGGGTGCGGCAAATTTTAGTTAACCTGCTCAGCAACGCCGTTAAATTTACCGACGAGGGGGAAGTGGTCATCTCGATTATGGCCGAACCGGTTGATCGCCCCGACCCTTACCAGGATAACGGTTCCGGCGAGGTAGCTGAGGCCGAGTCCTCAGACCCCCTAGAGCTTCCCTACTATCGCATTCAGTTTGCGGTGCGTGATACGGGGATTGGCATCCAGAGCGATCGAATGCACCGTTTATTCCGCTCCTTTTCCCAGGTGGACTCCTCCACCACCCGTCAATATGGCGGAACCGGCTTAGGGTTAGCCATTAGTAAACGTCTGGCCGAGATGATGGGTGGAGTCATGTGGGTTGAAAGTATGGGTTATGCCACGGGAGGCTGTCCCAGTGATTTTGAACTCACCACCGCTCCCGAAGACCCAGGCTCGGTGTTCTACTTTACCCTCACGGCCCCTCAAGCTCCCCAAGTTCCCCTGGTTAAGTCTCTACGGCATCGGGTGGAACTGTGCAACAAACGTCTCCTGGTGGTGGATGACAATGCCACCAACCGCAAAATTTTGACCGTGACGACCCAAGCCTGGGGGATGGAGACCCTCGCCGTCGCTGACGGGCCAACGGCTTTAGAGTTAGTGCCTCATCAACCTCGCTTCGACTTGGTGATTTTGGATATGCAGATGCCGACGATGGACGGGTTGACTCTGGCCCAAGAACTCCAGAATCTCGCGGTTATGAAGGATGTCCCCATGATGATCCTGACCTCGATGGGGACGGAACTCCAAGGGGTTGAGGTGCAACTGGCGGCCCTGCTTAATAAGCCGATTAAGCAATCCCAACTGTATGACATTTTGGTGGGGGTTTTAAGTGGGGAGCCGGTGGAGCGAGAATATGAGAAAACGCCCAAGTTAGATGGACATCTGGCCGATCGCTTCCCTCTGAAGATCTTGGTGGCTGAAGACAATGCGGTGAACCAGAAGGTGGCCACCCAAACCCTGGCCCGGATGGGGTATCGAGCAGATGTGGTGGGGAATGGTTTGGAAGTCCTCGATGCCCTAACCCGGCAGCATTATGATGTGGTCTTGATGGATGTGCAAATGCCGGTGATGGATGGGTTAGAGTCGTCCCGTCGCATTTGCAAGAAATGGGCCAAATCCCGCCGTCCCTATTTGATTGCGGTGACGGCGAATGCCATGCAGGGCGATCGCGAGGATTGTATTGCAGCGGGGATGGATGACTATATCAGTAAGCCGATTCGCATCAATGAGTTAATTCAGGCCTTATCCCGCTGTCCGGTGACGGGAACCGTGTCCCTGAAAGCGTTTGCCGCCGATCCGGAGTCCTCGGAACGACGAGAGCCGGAGGAGAAGCCCCCGGAAGCGAGTCTACCGGTTTTGAATGAGAAAACCTTAGAGGATTTGCGGGAACTTGAAGCCTTAGAGGAGTTGGTGGATTTGTATTTACAAGAAACCCCACAATTGCTCGAAGGGGTGGAGACGGCGATCGCCGCTCAGAATCCCCAACAACTACGGGAGTCGGCCCATTCTCTGAAATCCACCAGTGCGGCCCTGGGGGCTGATCCGCTCTCGGATTTGAGCCGGGAACTCGAAGAAAAGGGCAAAGCCGGGGACTTAACTGGGGTGAATGAGCTATGGGAGCGGCTTGTCCAACAGTACGATCGCACGGTGGATGCCCTGCAAGCGGCGAAAGCGGAGGATTCCTCCCCAGATAGCCGAGAACAAAAGCTGACCATGAACAATTGA
- a CDS encoding PIN/TRAM domain-containing protein — protein sequence MLDALIIISFIIAGAGVGFFSIELLPGSAMQQVTNVDGLRWVVASFAALISGVVGLSVQTTYRRIEANIRQMPLEVLLTRALGLVAGLLVANLMLAPVFLVPIPKDFTFIKPFVAVLGSVMFGFLGVTLADTHGRAFLRLLNPNSVESLMVAEGTLKPATTKVVDTSCIIDGRIQNLLETGFLEGQILIPQFVLEELQQVADASNDGKRVRGRRGLDILNQIKEDYPERIDIYPADYDEPMTVDAKLVRLAAEINATLLTNDFNLSKVATLQKVSVLNINELAQAVRLSYLPGDDIEVKILKTGKEPDQGVGYLDDGTMVVVEESSDLIGSEIHVIVTSALQTSAGRMIFARPHASAMA from the coding sequence ATGCTCGACGCACTTATTATCATCTCATTCATCATTGCGGGAGCCGGGGTAGGCTTTTTCAGCATTGAACTCCTCCCAGGGAGCGCGATGCAGCAAGTCACCAACGTTGACGGCTTACGCTGGGTGGTGGCAAGTTTTGCCGCCCTCATCAGTGGCGTAGTGGGCCTCTCGGTACAAACCACCTATCGGCGTATCGAAGCCAACATCCGTCAAATGCCCCTAGAAGTCCTACTCACCCGCGCTCTGGGGTTAGTAGCTGGTTTATTGGTCGCCAACCTCATGTTAGCGCCCGTATTCCTCGTACCTATTCCCAAAGACTTCACCTTCATCAAACCCTTTGTCGCGGTGTTGGGGAGCGTTATGTTCGGCTTTCTCGGCGTCACCCTGGCCGATACCCATGGCCGGGCCTTTCTGCGCCTGCTCAACCCCAACAGCGTCGAAAGTCTGATGGTGGCTGAAGGAACCCTCAAACCGGCCACCACCAAAGTCGTCGATACCAGTTGCATTATTGACGGACGGATTCAGAACCTCCTAGAAACGGGCTTTCTAGAGGGACAAATCCTAATTCCCCAATTTGTTTTAGAGGAACTGCAACAGGTGGCCGATGCCTCCAACGACGGAAAACGGGTCCGGGGCCGCCGTGGCTTGGATATTCTCAATCAGATTAAAGAAGATTATCCCGAGCGCATTGATATCTATCCCGCCGATTACGACGAACCCATGACGGTGGATGCCAAGTTGGTGCGCCTGGCGGCAGAAATCAACGCCACCCTCCTGACGAATGACTTCAACCTCAGTAAAGTGGCGACTCTGCAAAAAGTGTCGGTTCTGAATATCAACGAGTTAGCTCAGGCGGTGCGCTTGTCCTATCTCCCGGGTGATGATATTGAAGTCAAAATCCTCAAGACGGGCAAGGAACCGGATCAGGGTGTCGGCTATCTTGATGATGGAACCATGGTGGTGGTTGAAGAGAGTTCAGACCTCATCGGCAGTGAAATTCACGTCATCGTCACCAGTGCCTTACAAACGTCAGCCGGCCGGATGATTTTCGCCCGTCCCCATGCCTCAGCGATGGCGTAG